One window from the genome of Labeo rohita strain BAU-BD-2019 chromosome 10, IGBB_LRoh.1.0, whole genome shotgun sequence encodes:
- the rps6kb1a gene encoding ribosomal protein S6 kinase beta-1 — protein MTMAGVFDIDLDPPEDNVSDEELADGVKSNECMDQCSGFEFMEDCEKFEISENSVNQGTEQIRPECFELLRVLGKGGYGKVFQVRKVTGADSGKIFAMKVLKKAMIVRNAKDTAHTKAERSILEEVKHPFIVDLIYAFQTGGKLYLILEYLSGGELFMQLEREGIFLEDTACFYLAEISMALGHLHQKGIIYRDLKPENIMLNNNGHVKLTDFGLCKESIHDGTVTHTFCGTIEYMAPEILMRSGHNRAVDWWSLGALMYDMLTGAPPFTAENRKKTIDKILKCKLSLPPYLTQEARDLLKKLLRRNASTRMGAGPRDFVDVQNHSFFRHMNWDDLLAFKVEPPFKPILRSADDVSQFDSKFTSQTPVDSPDDSTLSESANQVFLGFTYIAPSVLENINEKFTFEPKSRSPRKLLGSPRTPVSPVKGEDGWSRGPPFPEVPTTTSSLLPPTDTPMEVSNLEQTDLSSNMEVSAPLPIKKPLSSNTGSFVKPAHPAGGRRPKHLRMKH, from the exons ATGACCATGGCTGGGGTGTTTGATATCGACCTGGACCCGCCGGAGGACAACGTGTCAGACGAGGAGCTCGCCGACGGG GTCAAGAGTAATGAATGCATGGACCAGTGCAGTGGCTTTGAATT TATGGAAGATTGCGAGAAGTTCGAAATCTCAGAGAACAGTGTGAATCAAGGCACGGAACAGATTCGTCCGGAATGTTTTGAGTTACTTCGTGTTTTGGGTAAAGGAGGATATGGAAAG GTTTTTCAAGTTCGCAAGGTAACTGGTGCAGATTCTGGGAAGATATTTGCCATGAAGGTCTTGAAAAAG GCCATGATCGTTCGCAATGCAAAGGACACTGCTCATACTAAAGCAGAAAGGAGCATCCTAGAGGAAGTTAAGCATCCCTTTATTGTGGACCTCATATATGCCTTTCAGACAGGAGGCAAACTTTACCTCATCCTGGAGTACCTTAGCG GTGGAGAGCTGTTCATGCAGCTGGAGAGGGAGGGGATCTTCTTGGAGGACACAGCCTG CTTTTACCTGGCAGAGATTTCCATGGCCTTGGGTCACCTTCATCAGAAAGGCATTATCTACAGAGATCTAAAGCCAGAGAACATCATGCTCAATAACAATg GTCATGTGAAGTTGACAGACTTCGGACTCTGTAAGGAGTCGATCCATGACGGTACCGTCACACACACCTTCTGTGGAACCATAGAGTACAT GGCACCAGAAATCCTCATGAGAAGCGGCCATAACCGAGCTGTGGACTGGTGGAGTCTGGGAGCCCTGATGTATGACATGCTAACAGGAGCT CCGCCATTCACCGCAGAGAATCGGAAGAAAACCATCGACAAAATCCTAAAGTGCAAACTGAGCCTTCCACCTTACCTCACCCAAGAAGCACGAGACCTTCTGAAAAAG CTGCTGAGAAGAAACGCATCAACGAGGATGGGAGCAGGTCCTAGAGATTTTGTAGATGTCCAG aaccACTCCTTCTTCAGACACATGAACTGGGATGATCTGCTGGCTTTTAAAGTTGAACCTCCCTTTAAGCCTATTTTG CGATCCGCAGATGATGTTAGCCAGTTCGACTCCAAGTTCACTAGTCAGACTCCCGTGGACAGTCCGGATGATTCGACACTCAGCGAAAGCGCCAATCAAGTCTTCCTG GGCTTTACGTACATCGCTCCATCTGTGCTCGAAAACATCAACGAGAAGTTCACTTTTGAGCCAAAATCCCGTTCACCTCGCAAGCTTCTGGGAAGCCCAAGAACACCAGTGag CCCTGTGAAGGGTGAAGACGGTTGGTCTCGGGGTCCACCCTTCCCAGAAGTGCCCACAACCACCTCCTCTCTCCTGCCGCCCACTGATACGCCCATGGAGGTGTCTAATTTGGAGCAGACGGACCTTAGCAGCAACATGGAGGTGTCAGCCCCTCTCCCCATCAAAAAACCACTGTCCTCCAACACAGGGTCCTTTGTGAAACCGGCTCACCCAGCGGGCGGCAGGAGACCCAAGCATTTGAGGATGAAGCATTGA